In the Kaistia algarum genome, one interval contains:
- a CDS encoding S8 family serine peptidase, which yields MANTRLLVKVRGDGKNFLAATGKAFGAAGVDVRTILTMPPSAKGKGLAPSAGSAWLQLLAPGAGGGNPWDDAHQLLLPGQGFAAAAAADVQFVEPDIQQQWLPLPREVSGAAAAATADRCAFDDQDPSGGKAVGPGIAWNFGDGYSELAKARAALGPAFEQKLSQIVIAHLDTGYDPQHVTRPLNLDTAHQHSFVDGDPDPGDASDHTPTGMSSIRNRGHGTATLALLAGKKLDGTSPNWPGFNDFIGGAPYARVIPIRIADWVVRFSTGTMVQGIDYAIRQGAHVLSMSMGGLTSAALVDAINLAYDSGMVMVTAAGNNYAGSPMPRSIVYPARYRRVLAACGVMADGRAYAELAAGTMQGSYGPDSKMQTALGAFTPNVPWAMIDCGKAVDMDGAGTSSATPQIAAAMALWLAEHRQALAQYPEAWMRVEAARRALFTSAAKSTAAMNAAETLQKIGQGVMKAAAALQQQPVAVAKLVKLPPAKASLGWLDILLGTDPSFAAASGDGRGQMLALELTQMAQRVAAVDAAIGDPDLPEDQIPEAERRRYLEAALDAGNPSRPLRAALETKLGRLQVPVVPIKRKQKALPPPKRRLRVYALDPSVAKSLDSVAVNETTLTVRWEEKLKPGPVGEYLEVVDIDPASNRLYDPVDLDEPKLLAQDGWPPSEGNPGFHQQMVYAVAMTTIDHFEEALGRKALWAPRLVVKKDNSGQEHYESLEVGRLRLYPHALRTENAYYSPEKVALLFGYFPAQPKEDDATAPGTMVFACLSSDIVAHEMSHALLDGLHRRFQEASNPDVPAFHEAFADIVALFQHFTIPELVRFQIAQAHGKLSAAELLGGLAKQFGEGTQRGGPLRDYLAAEVHALDYATTTEVHARGSILVSAVYDAFLRIVERRTALLIRLATNGTGILPEGALHPDLVDALTDESCKAARHVLRMCIRALDYCPAVDITFGEYLRALITADIDLVPDDRFYYRVAFMESFRRRGLLPRDVRTVSEETLAWGTLDDPKPKWLPSVLAELDLSWDRELDRSQVFELNKKNCRNMWRALKAEFDKDPKLLTQFGLIPDVPHYDQEGNIVKLAKPGETNFEVFSVRPARRVAPDGSFRVEVVATIQQRRRLPLDPDNEGGPWFWFRGGTTLILDTRKGSGEVRYSIVKNSASPSRMERQRQTASGNALSPLRQLYFGETPGEPFALLHTHDGGPEDG from the coding sequence ATGGCGAATACACGGCTGTTGGTGAAGGTGCGCGGCGACGGGAAGAACTTCCTCGCGGCGACCGGTAAGGCATTCGGCGCGGCCGGCGTCGACGTCCGGACGATCCTGACTATGCCGCCATCGGCGAAGGGCAAAGGTCTCGCGCCTTCGGCCGGTTCAGCCTGGCTTCAGCTTTTGGCGCCGGGGGCGGGCGGCGGCAATCCCTGGGACGACGCCCACCAGCTACTCTTGCCAGGCCAGGGCTTTGCCGCGGCGGCCGCGGCGGACGTGCAGTTCGTCGAGCCCGATATCCAGCAGCAGTGGCTTCCCCTTCCCCGGGAAGTGAGCGGAGCCGCCGCGGCGGCTACGGCGGACCGCTGCGCCTTCGACGACCAGGACCCCTCCGGCGGCAAGGCCGTCGGTCCCGGCATCGCCTGGAACTTCGGCGATGGCTATTCCGAGCTCGCCAAGGCGCGCGCCGCCCTCGGCCCCGCCTTCGAGCAGAAGCTGTCCCAGATCGTCATCGCCCATCTCGACACGGGCTACGACCCGCAGCATGTGACTCGGCCGCTGAACCTCGATACGGCCCATCAGCACAGCTTCGTCGATGGCGATCCCGATCCGGGCGATGCCTCCGACCACACGCCGACCGGCATGAGTTCGATCCGCAATCGCGGCCATGGCACGGCGACGCTGGCGCTGCTCGCCGGCAAAAAGCTCGACGGCACCTCGCCGAACTGGCCGGGCTTCAACGATTTCATCGGCGGGGCGCCCTATGCCCGCGTGATCCCGATCCGCATCGCCGACTGGGTCGTCCGCTTCTCTACCGGTACGATGGTGCAGGGCATCGATTATGCGATCCGGCAGGGCGCCCATGTGCTCTCCATGAGCATGGGCGGCTTGACCTCGGCCGCGCTCGTCGATGCGATCAACCTCGCCTATGATTCCGGAATGGTCATGGTGACCGCGGCGGGCAACAACTATGCCGGGTCGCCCATGCCGCGCTCGATCGTCTATCCGGCGCGTTACCGGCGCGTCCTCGCCGCCTGCGGCGTGATGGCCGACGGAAGGGCCTATGCCGAGCTTGCTGCCGGCACGATGCAGGGCAGCTACGGGCCGGACAGCAAGATGCAGACGGCGCTCGGCGCCTTTACGCCGAACGTGCCCTGGGCGATGATCGATTGCGGCAAGGCCGTCGACATGGACGGCGCCGGAACGTCCTCAGCGACGCCGCAGATTGCCGCGGCCATGGCGCTGTGGCTGGCCGAGCACCGGCAAGCGCTGGCGCAATATCCCGAGGCCTGGATGCGCGTCGAGGCGGCGCGCCGGGCGCTCTTCACATCGGCGGCCAAGAGCACGGCCGCGATGAACGCCGCCGAGACGCTGCAGAAGATCGGCCAGGGCGTGATGAAGGCCGCCGCGGCGCTGCAGCAGCAGCCGGTCGCGGTCGCCAAGCTCGTCAAGCTTCCGCCGGCCAAGGCGAGCCTCGGCTGGCTCGACATCCTGCTCGGCACGGATCCGAGCTTTGCCGCTGCGTCGGGCGATGGAAGGGGCCAGATGCTGGCGCTCGAGCTGACGCAGATGGCGCAGCGCGTCGCCGCCGTCGATGCTGCGATCGGCGATCCGGACCTGCCGGAAGACCAGATTCCGGAGGCCGAGCGTCGCCGCTATCTCGAGGCGGCGCTCGATGCCGGCAATCCTTCGAGGCCGCTGAGGGCGGCCCTGGAGACGAAGCTCGGCCGTCTGCAGGTTCCGGTCGTGCCGATCAAGCGCAAGCAGAAGGCGCTGCCGCCGCCGAAGCGGCGCCTTCGCGTCTATGCGCTCGATCCGAGCGTCGCCAAGTCGCTCGATTCCGTCGCGGTCAACGAGACGACGCTGACGGTACGCTGGGAAGAGAAGCTGAAGCCCGGACCCGTCGGCGAATATCTGGAGGTGGTCGACATCGACCCGGCGTCGAACCGGCTCTACGATCCCGTCGATCTCGACGAGCCGAAGCTGCTCGCGCAGGACGGCTGGCCGCCTTCGGAGGGCAATCCCGGCTTTCACCAGCAGATGGTCTATGCGGTCGCCATGACTACGATCGACCATTTCGAGGAGGCGCTCGGCCGCAAGGCACTCTGGGCGCCGCGCCTCGTCGTGAAGAAGGACAATAGCGGCCAGGAGCACTATGAGAGCCTCGAGGTCGGGCGCCTGCGGCTCTACCCGCACGCGCTCCGCACCGAGAATGCCTATTACAGCCCCGAGAAGGTCGCGCTGCTGTTCGGCTATTTTCCCGCCCAGCCGAAGGAGGACGACGCGACGGCGCCGGGGACGATGGTCTTCGCCTGCCTCTCCAGCGACATCGTCGCCCACGAAATGTCGCATGCCCTGCTCGACGGCCTGCATCGCCGCTTCCAAGAGGCGTCGAACCCCGACGTCCCGGCCTTCCATGAAGCCTTCGCCGACATCGTGGCGCTGTTCCAGCATTTCACGATCCCCGAACTGGTGCGTTTCCAGATCGCGCAGGCGCATGGGAAGCTCAGCGCGGCGGAACTTCTCGGCGGTCTCGCCAAGCAGTTCGGCGAGGGCACGCAGCGCGGCGGGCCGCTGCGCGACTATCTCGCCGCCGAGGTGCATGCGCTCGACTACGCGACGACCACGGAGGTGCATGCGCGCGGATCCATCCTCGTTTCCGCGGTCTATGACGCCTTCCTGCGCATCGTCGAACGGCGGACGGCGCTTTTGATCCGCCTCGCCACCAATGGCACCGGCATCCTGCCCGAGGGCGCGCTGCACCCCGACCTCGTCGATGCCCTGACGGACGAAAGCTGCAAGGCGGCCCGCCATGTCCTGCGCATGTGCATTCGCGCGCTCGACTATTGCCCGGCGGTCGACATTACCTTCGGCGAATATCTGCGCGCCCTGATCACGGCGGACATCGATCTCGTCCCCGACGACCGCTTCTATTACCGCGTCGCCTTCATGGAGTCGTTCCGCCGGCGCGGCCTGCTGCCGCGCGATGTGCGCACTGTCTCGGAGGAGACGCTCGCCTGGGGGACGCTGGACGACCCCAAGCCGAAATGGCTCCCCAGCGTGCTGGCCGAGCTCGATCTCAGCTGGGATCGTGAGCTCGATCGTTCGCAGGTCTTCGAACTCAACAAGAAGAACTGCCGAAATATGTGGCGCGCGCTGAAGGCCGAGTTCGACAAGGACCCGAAGCTCCTCACCCAGTTCGGCCTCATTCCCGACGTGCCGCACTACGATCAGGAAGGCAATATCGTCAAACTCGCGAAGCCCGGCGAAACCAATTTCGAGGTCTTCAGCGTTCGCCCGGCCCGCCGCGTCGCGCCGGATGGCTCCTTCCGCGTCGAGGTCGTCGCCACGATCCAGCAGCGGCGCCGCCTCCCGCTCGATCCCGACAATGAGGGCGGGCCCTGGTTCTGGTTCCGCGGCGGCACGACGCTGATCCTCGATACACGCAAGGGCAGCGGCGAGGTCCGCTACAGCATCGTCAAGAACAGCGCGAGCCCCAGCCGTATGGAGCGGCAGCGCCAGACGGCATCGGGCAACGCGCTTTCGCCGCTTCGCCAGCTCTATTTCGGCGAGACGCCCGGCGAGCCGTTCGCGCTGCTGCACACCCATGATGGAGGGCCGGAGGATGGCTAA
- a CDS encoding M15 family metallopeptidase gives MATSEQRHRMAATILDFEARRDRDGNLKVYKLPAGDGGGAYEVGGINERYNKPVADALVALLAQKKFAEAEALATDFIAEDTDRAAAWTRIPAIESYLRDCVFNRGAGGGARILQRALGVADDGAVGKTTRDAETAAESDAPALLKKLRAAREAYERDVVHRDEKSKFWKGLVNRWNKALDIAKTFPMTAEAALAPSAAPAAVAAPALAAAPAPLAMAGAPGVTGGIMAANSLHLAGIAALPAADAPQPATLSALRIGMSGPRILAWQTFLRGQGFDPGALDGGFGEHTRDATRAFQKRAKLTADGVAGRETLLAAASMGLELIEEPANDDTSSNFPPRPSFPPLVTNAQREAVFGHYDFVSAPQPGNPEAIRILGSWEKDNIVAVPIPQLRKALGSKAPQTMQFHRLAAAQLQGMWAAWEKAKLLDRVLIYDGSFVPRFVRGSRTNLSNHAFGSAFDINEKFNKLGHRPALVGEKGSVRELVPIANDWGFWWGGHYENRKDGMHFEVAFLK, from the coding sequence ATGGCGACGTCAGAACAGCGCCACCGCATGGCGGCGACGATACTTGATTTCGAAGCTAGGCGTGACCGCGACGGAAATCTCAAGGTCTATAAGCTCCCCGCCGGCGATGGCGGCGGCGCCTATGAGGTCGGCGGCATCAACGAGCGCTATAACAAGCCCGTCGCCGACGCGCTGGTTGCGCTGCTCGCGCAGAAGAAATTCGCCGAGGCCGAAGCGCTCGCGACCGATTTTATCGCCGAGGACACGGATCGTGCCGCCGCCTGGACCCGGATACCGGCGATCGAATCCTACCTGCGCGACTGCGTCTTCAACCGCGGCGCCGGCGGTGGTGCCCGCATCCTGCAGCGTGCGCTCGGCGTTGCCGATGATGGCGCCGTCGGCAAGACGACCCGCGATGCCGAGACGGCCGCGGAGAGCGATGCCCCGGCTCTTCTGAAGAAGCTGCGCGCAGCACGCGAAGCTTATGAACGCGACGTCGTCCATCGCGATGAGAAGAGCAAGTTCTGGAAGGGGCTGGTCAATCGCTGGAACAAGGCGCTCGACATTGCCAAGACCTTTCCGATGACGGCAGAGGCGGCTCTGGCTCCGTCCGCCGCCCCGGCGGCAGTTGCTGCCCCGGCGCTTGCTGCGGCCCCCGCGCCCTTGGCGATGGCGGGCGCGCCCGGCGTGACGGGCGGCATCATGGCCGCGAATTCCCTTCATCTCGCAGGGATTGCCGCCTTGCCGGCCGCCGACGCGCCGCAGCCGGCGACGCTTTCGGCACTGCGGATCGGCATGTCGGGACCGAGGATCCTCGCCTGGCAGACCTTCCTGCGAGGGCAGGGGTTCGATCCGGGCGCCCTTGATGGCGGGTTCGGCGAGCATACGCGCGATGCGACCCGGGCGTTTCAGAAGCGGGCGAAACTGACGGCCGACGGTGTAGCGGGCCGCGAGACGCTGCTGGCGGCAGCCTCGATGGGCCTCGAACTGATCGAGGAACCGGCGAACGACGATACGAGCTCGAATTTCCCGCCGCGCCCGAGCTTCCCGCCGCTCGTCACCAACGCGCAGCGCGAGGCGGTGTTCGGCCACTATGACTTCGTGTCGGCGCCGCAGCCCGGCAATCCCGAGGCGATCCGCATCCTGGGCAGTTGGGAAAAGGACAACATCGTCGCCGTGCCGATCCCGCAGCTCCGCAAGGCGCTGGGTTCCAAGGCGCCGCAGACGATGCAGTTCCACCGCCTCGCGGCCGCGCAGCTGCAGGGCATGTGGGCGGCCTGGGAAAAGGCGAAGCTGCTCGACCGGGTGCTGATCTATGACGGCTCCTTCGTGCCCCGCTTCGTGCGCGGCAGCCGCACCAATCTCAGCAATCACGCCTTCGGCAGCGCCTTCGACATCAATGAGAAGTTCAACAAGCTCGGCCATCGGCCGGCCCTTGTCGGCGAGAAGGGCTCCGTGCGCGAACTCGTGCCGATCGCCAATGACTGGGGCTTCTGGTGGGGCGGACACTACGAGAACCGCAAGGACGGCATGCATTTCGAGGTGGCATTCCTGAAGTGA
- a CDS encoding dihydrodipicolinate synthase family protein produces MAQGAGTATFGGIHAILYAFFDAEETLDRAAMRRQVELCIGSGVAGIVALGLATEVAKLTLAERLQTMRWVAEDVAGRVPVGFTIFGTSVREQLEQVKFAEAQGADWVILQPPVVGNFAASEYIDFFSRVAKETSLPVAIQNAPAYLGRGLSGDDLRQLTQASPNIRVVKGESSAVDIAGLIATTRNELPILNGRGGLELLDNLRAGCAGFILAPDVIDYAVRAYSAFRAGDEAEAAAAYGQMLPAVVFVMQSIETLISHGKRLFAERAGLVVHDRAPALRPTEFSRQLIRQYATALQPFGSSATNT; encoded by the coding sequence ATGGCGCAAGGCGCTGGCACGGCCACCTTCGGCGGCATTCACGCGATCCTCTATGCGTTCTTCGATGCGGAGGAGACGCTCGACCGGGCGGCCATGCGGCGGCAGGTCGAACTGTGCATCGGCTCCGGCGTCGCCGGTATCGTCGCGCTCGGCCTGGCGACGGAAGTCGCCAAGCTCACATTGGCCGAACGGCTGCAGACCATGCGGTGGGTCGCCGAAGATGTCGCCGGCCGGGTGCCCGTCGGCTTCACGATCTTCGGCACGTCGGTGCGCGAGCAACTCGAGCAGGTGAAATTCGCCGAGGCCCAGGGCGCGGACTGGGTCATCCTGCAGCCGCCCGTCGTCGGCAATTTCGCGGCCTCGGAATATATCGACTTCTTCTCGCGGGTGGCGAAGGAGACGTCGCTTCCGGTCGCGATCCAGAACGCGCCCGCCTATCTCGGCCGCGGCCTCAGCGGCGATGATCTCAGGCAATTGACGCAGGCCAGCCCCAACATCCGCGTGGTGAAGGGCGAGAGCTCGGCCGTCGATATTGCGGGCCTCATTGCGACGACCCGCAACGAGCTGCCGATATTGAACGGGCGCGGCGGCCTGGAACTGCTCGACAATCTGCGCGCCGGTTGCGCCGGGTTCATCCTGGCCCCGGACGTGATCGACTATGCCGTGCGCGCCTATTCGGCCTTTCGCGCCGGCGACGAGGCGGAAGCCGCCGCCGCTTACGGCCAGATGCTGCCCGCCGTCGTCTTCGTCATGCAATCCATCGAGACGCTGATCAGCCACGGCAAGCGCCTGTTCGCCGAGCGCGCAGGCCTTGTCGTCCACGACCGGGCACCGGCGCTTCGCCCGACGGAATTTTCCCGACAATTGATCCGGCAATACGCCACGGCGTTGCAGCCATTTGGCAGTTCGGCGACCAACACCTGA
- a CDS encoding ABC transporter ATP-binding protein, with product MANISIQGVTKRFPNGADAVSNVSLEIADGEFVVLVGPSGCGKSTLLRMVAGLEDISSGEITVGGKRINDLPPKDRDIAMIFQTYALFPHMTVEQNLSFGLKIRGTARPEAERRIKAAAETLGLMPLMARRPTQLSGGQRQRVAIGRALVRDPSVFLMDEPLSNLDTKLRVHMRTEFARLREQLKTTTIYVTHDQIEAMTLGHRVCVMRNGRVQQIDTPERLFARPTNIFVAGFIGSPEMNFARAKVGEGELHIGTVTLPIAADANLSDRRGEDIIVGMRPTDFREFDGAAGWSPITAQVELVERLGSEVMLVFPMETPTIRADQFDGTSADPETDFTATAANQSLFKARLDGTSRIAPRETARLAVRPEALHYFDAKTGVSIGRSD from the coding sequence ATGGCCAATATTTCGATCCAGGGCGTCACGAAGCGGTTCCCCAACGGCGCCGACGCGGTCAGCAATGTCTCGCTGGAGATCGCCGATGGCGAGTTCGTCGTCCTCGTCGGGCCGTCGGGATGCGGCAAGTCCACCTTGCTGCGCATGGTCGCAGGACTGGAGGATATTTCGTCCGGCGAGATCACGGTCGGCGGCAAGCGCATCAACGACCTGCCGCCGAAGGACCGCGACATCGCGATGATCTTCCAGACCTACGCTCTGTTTCCGCACATGACGGTCGAGCAGAATCTGAGCTTTGGCCTGAAGATCCGGGGAACGGCTCGCCCCGAGGCGGAGCGGCGGATCAAGGCGGCGGCGGAAACGCTCGGCCTGATGCCGCTGATGGCGCGGCGGCCGACGCAATTGTCCGGCGGCCAGCGCCAGCGCGTCGCCATCGGGCGTGCCCTGGTGCGCGACCCATCCGTCTTCCTGATGGACGAGCCGCTCTCCAATCTCGACACCAAACTGCGCGTCCATATGCGCACCGAGTTTGCCCGTCTGCGCGAACAATTGAAGACGACCACCATCTATGTGACGCACGACCAGATCGAGGCGATGACGCTCGGCCACCGGGTCTGCGTCATGCGCAACGGCCGCGTGCAGCAGATCGACACGCCGGAGCGGCTGTTCGCCCGTCCGACCAACATCTTCGTCGCCGGGTTCATCGGTTCGCCGGAGATGAACTTCGCCAGGGCGAAGGTCGGCGAGGGGGAACTGCATATCGGCACCGTGACGCTTCCAATCGCCGCCGACGCCAATTTGAGCGATCGGCGTGGCGAGGACATCATCGTCGGGATGAGGCCGACGGATTTCCGCGAATTCGACGGCGCGGCCGGCTGGAGCCCGATCACCGCCCAGGTCGAACTGGTCGAGAGGCTGGGCAGCGAGGTCATGCTGGTGTTCCCGATGGAGACGCCGACCATCCGGGCCGATCAGTTCGACGGCACCAGCGCCGACCCCGAAACCGATTTTACCGCGACCGCGGCAAACCAGAGCCTGTTCAAGGCGCGTCTGGACGGCACCTCCCGCATTGCGCCGCGCGAGACCGCCCGATTGGCGGTCCGGCCGGAAGCCCTGCATTATTTCGACGCCAAGACCGGCGTTTCGATCGGCCGGAGCGACTAG
- a CDS encoding carbohydrate ABC transporter permease → MRPNRKTELARTLVLIAFCCVWAAPLVYILRVALTSPLEGQAGTPPLFAAIDFQNMQAVFANGEFIRALLNSLVIGTVSTALIIVISVPAAFICATREFKGRESIEAWILSTRMMPAFVVVLPYFILFRSVGLLDTVTGLVIMHVIVSLALAFFMLRSFFGELPRDILEAAYMEGAGAYRTLFSVALPQVRAGLTATAILVFVFSWNELAFAFTLAGGAVKTGPVAILAFMGFQNVQIGPLMAAATVLVLPIAILLIAAQKSLVRGLSFGAIKG, encoded by the coding sequence ATGCGCCCCAACCGAAAGACCGAACTCGCCCGCACTCTGGTGCTCATCGCCTTCTGCTGCGTCTGGGCGGCGCCGCTGGTCTATATCCTGCGCGTGGCGCTGACGTCGCCGCTGGAGGGTCAGGCCGGCACGCCGCCGCTCTTCGCGGCCATCGACTTCCAGAACATGCAGGCCGTATTCGCGAACGGCGAATTCATCCGGGCCCTGCTGAACTCGCTCGTTATCGGAACCGTCTCGACGGCGCTCATCATCGTAATCTCCGTGCCCGCGGCGTTCATCTGCGCGACGCGCGAATTTAAGGGCCGCGAGAGCATCGAAGCCTGGATCCTCAGCACCCGCATGATGCCGGCCTTCGTGGTGGTGCTGCCCTATTTCATCCTATTCCGCAGCGTCGGCCTGCTCGATACGGTGACCGGCCTCGTCATCATGCATGTCATCGTCAGCCTCGCTCTAGCGTTCTTCATGCTGCGGAGCTTCTTCGGCGAATTGCCCCGCGACATTCTTGAGGCGGCTTACATGGAGGGGGCCGGCGCCTACCGGACCCTGTTCAGCGTTGCCCTGCCACAGGTTCGCGCCGGGCTGACCGCCACCGCGATCCTCGTCTTCGTCTTTTCATGGAACGAGCTGGCATTCGCCTTCACGCTCGCCGGCGGCGCGGTCAAGACCGGACCCGTCGCGATCCTTGCGTTCATGGGCTTTCAGAATGTGCAGATCGGGCCGCTGATGGCCGCAGCCACCGTGCTGGTGCTGCCGATCGCCATCCTCCTCATCGCCGCGCAGAAGAGCCTCGTTCGCGGGCTGAGCTTCGGCGCCATCAAGGGATAA
- a CDS encoding carbohydrate ABC transporter permease — MTVPTRPRARAMTLDRAAPVLMLLPILLVLAALTLYPFLANVWYAVHAKDLTQPLNTGFTGARNITAVVTKAAFLHSLTVTGIFVVVSLAIELVVGFLVALALWKPIGGSRLYTTILILPFGLTPVALALAWRLIFNPAGGPLNLLLGYFGLPPLDWTASPQLALPSLIIVDIWQWTPFVTLILLAGLVALPKEPFEAASMEGAGYWSSVWHVALPMLRPLLLVVVLFRGIDLFRTFDTFWVITGGGPGNATETLNMLLYRLAFQNLNFGQASALALTMLVLIIVLTQPFMKHLVGRRS; from the coding sequence ATGACGGTGCCAACCCGGCCGCGGGCGCGTGCGATGACGCTTGACCGCGCCGCCCCGGTCTTGATGCTGCTGCCAATCCTGCTGGTGCTGGCGGCGCTAACGCTCTACCCGTTCCTCGCCAATGTCTGGTACGCGGTGCATGCCAAGGACCTGACGCAGCCGCTCAACACCGGCTTCACGGGCGCCCGCAACATCACCGCAGTCGTCACCAAGGCGGCCTTTCTGCACTCGCTTACCGTCACCGGGATCTTCGTGGTCGTCTCGCTGGCCATCGAGCTCGTCGTCGGCTTTCTGGTCGCGCTCGCTCTTTGGAAGCCAATCGGCGGCTCGCGCCTTTACACGACGATCCTGATCCTGCCCTTCGGCCTGACGCCGGTGGCGCTGGCGCTGGCCTGGCGGCTGATCTTCAATCCGGCGGGCGGGCCGCTCAACCTGCTGCTCGGCTATTTCGGCCTGCCGCCGCTGGACTGGACCGCCTCGCCGCAACTGGCCCTGCCTTCGCTGATCATCGTCGATATCTGGCAGTGGACGCCCTTCGTCACCCTGATCCTGCTGGCCGGACTGGTAGCCCTTCCCAAGGAGCCGTTCGAGGCCGCTTCCATGGAAGGCGCCGGCTACTGGTCGAGCGTCTGGCATGTGGCGCTGCCCATGCTGCGGCCGCTGCTGCTGGTGGTCGTGCTCTTCCGCGGGATCGATCTGTTTCGAACCTTCGACACGTTCTGGGTGATTACCGGCGGCGGGCCCGGCAATGCCACCGAGACGCTGAACATGCTGCTCTATCGCCTCGCCTTCCAGAATCTCAATTTCGGACAGGCCTCGGCGCTGGCCCTCACCATGCTGGTGCTGATTATCGTGCTCACGCAGCCCTTCATGAAGCACCTTGTCGGCAGGAGGAGCTGA
- a CDS encoding alpha-hydroxy acid oxidase encodes MMAASNDDMRRAAKRRLPRMFFDYLDGGSFSEVTLRRNRSDFDALVLEQRILRDVRSRSMAAHFLGGTWAAPMMLGPVGFSGMMRGNGELQASRAAEKAGIPYCLSTFSVNSLAQIAAAGAAKPCFQLYVFKDRALTESMLAMAQSCGVETLFLTVDANVSGIRERDTRNGFRTATRLPLRALVDMAMHPAWCLDIWRAGSPRLGNIAGRSEFGRGIMAQASRLSEQIDPGLSWEDLAWLRRQWPGRLVIKGILSVADARRAVEIGVEGIAISNHGGRQLDAARSSISVLPAIAQTVGRQTEILLDSGIRRGTDVYKALALGADAVLLGRAFAYGLAAAGEAGVAAVISHIKAELDVAMALTGVRDLAELKADGPEIVRERELRTTAAPSDGMPTL; translated from the coding sequence ATGATGGCAGCCAGCAACGACGACATGCGTCGCGCGGCCAAGCGACGCCTGCCCAGGATGTTCTTCGACTATCTCGACGGCGGCTCGTTCAGCGAGGTTACGCTTCGGCGCAATCGGAGCGATTTCGACGCGCTGGTTCTCGAGCAGCGGATCCTCCGCGACGTGCGGTCCAGAAGCATGGCGGCCCATTTCCTCGGCGGCACCTGGGCGGCGCCCATGATGCTGGGTCCGGTCGGCTTCTCCGGCATGATGCGGGGCAATGGCGAATTGCAGGCGTCGCGCGCGGCGGAAAAGGCTGGCATCCCCTATTGCCTGTCGACCTTCTCCGTGAACTCCCTGGCCCAGATCGCCGCCGCGGGCGCCGCGAAGCCCTGTTTCCAGCTCTACGTCTTCAAGGACAGGGCGCTGACGGAATCGATGCTGGCCATGGCGCAGTCCTGCGGCGTCGAGACCCTGTTCCTGACCGTGGACGCCAATGTGTCGGGCATTCGCGAGCGCGATACGCGCAACGGCTTCCGCACCGCCACCCGCCTGCCTCTGCGTGCCTTGGTCGACATGGCGATGCACCCGGCCTGGTGCCTGGATATCTGGCGTGCGGGAAGCCCAAGGCTTGGCAATATTGCCGGGCGAAGCGAGTTCGGCCGCGGAATTATGGCGCAGGCCAGCCGCCTGTCGGAGCAGATCGATCCCGGCCTCTCCTGGGAAGATCTTGCCTGGCTGCGCCGGCAATGGCCGGGCCGCCTGGTCATCAAGGGCATTCTGTCCGTTGCGGATGCACGCCGGGCGGTGGAGATCGGCGTCGAAGGCATCGCCATCAGCAATCATGGCGGGCGGCAGCTGGATGCGGCCCGCTCCAGCATCAGCGTCCTGCCGGCGATCGCCCAGACCGTGGGCCGCCAGACCGAGATCCTTCTCGACAGCGGTATCCGCCGCGGGACCGATGTCTACAAGGCGCTGGCGCTCGGCGCCGATGCCGTCCTGCTGGGGCGGGCTTTCGCCTATGGCCTGGCGGCGGCCGGCGAGGCCGGTGTCGCCGCCGTCATTTCTCACATAAAGGCCGAACTCGATGTCGCCATGGCGCTCACCGGCGTTCGAGATCTCGCCGAACTGAAGGCGGACGGGCCGGAGATCGTCAGGGAACGGGAACTCCGGACAACCGCGGCTCCGTCCGATGGGATGCCGACGCTCTGA
- a CDS encoding FadR/GntR family transcriptional regulator, translating into MGFLDDVGRFSKPTGINRRRLHGSVAHELAVRIISGQLKPGEVLPNEDDLSAAMEVSRTAYRESMRTLVAKGFVSAKPKVGTTVNPRSSWNILDSDVLSWYFEVKPDAEFIRSLFELRRIVEPAGAALAATRHEDEDAVILRQTMAAMRPTKESSAEGLEADVAFHHAILVAARNEPLLALSSVIESTLRWSARLKMTAHPRIYEETLPDHVVVLEAILRRDSAGASASMASLVDKALEETLQTMQHQRAVA; encoded by the coding sequence ATGGGCTTCCTTGACGATGTCGGCCGGTTCAGCAAGCCGACCGGCATCAACCGCCGTCGCCTTCATGGTTCCGTCGCCCACGAACTGGCCGTGCGGATCATCAGCGGACAGTTGAAGCCCGGCGAAGTGCTGCCCAATGAGGATGATCTGAGCGCCGCGATGGAGGTCTCCCGCACGGCATATCGGGAGAGCATGCGCACGCTGGTGGCCAAGGGGTTCGTCAGCGCCAAGCCCAAGGTGGGCACGACCGTCAATCCCAGAAGCTCCTGGAACATTCTCGATTCGGACGTGCTGTCCTGGTATTTCGAGGTCAAGCCTGACGCCGAGTTCATCCGTTCGCTTTTCGAACTGAGGCGTATCGTCGAGCCCGCGGGTGCGGCCTTGGCCGCCACGCGGCACGAGGATGAGGACGCCGTGATCCTCCGGCAGACGATGGCAGCCATGCGGCCGACCAAGGAATCCTCGGCCGAGGGTCTGGAAGCCGACGTCGCCTTTCACCACGCCATTCTCGTCGCGGCCCGCAACGAGCCCTTGCTCGCCCTGTCCAGCGTCATCGAATCGACGCTGCGGTGGTCGGCCAGACTGAAGATGACGGCCCATCCGCGCATCTATGAGGAAACCCTCCCCGACCATGTCGTCGTCCTAGAAGCCATTCTGCGGCGCGACAGCGCCGGGGCTTCGGCATCGATGGCCTCGCTGGTCGACAAGGCGCTGGAGGAGACTCTCCAGACCATGCAGCATCAGCGGGCCGTGGCATGA